CCTTATAGAAAGATTtctgtccctcttttttttttttttttattttttgagatggggtctcacttttcgcTCTGTTGCCTGAGCATGAGGGCAGTggaatgatcatagctcattgcagcctccaactcctgggctcaagcaatcttcctgcctcagtctcctcagtagctgggactataggtgtgagtcactgcacctggctaattttatttttagtagaaacagccttgctgtgttgctcaggctggtcttgaactcctgacttcaagtaatCCTTCGGCTTgggtcttccaaagtgctaggattataggtgtgagccaccatgctgggccaaGAAAGATCTCTTTACTGCCACTTTAGAGAGAACTTGGGGAAGGAGCAGGGATTCTTTATAGATGACCCGTGTGATGGTTGGTGTTGAGGGTGGCCCCCAGGCCTTACCCGGATtcacagaacaaagaaaacataCTCGTTCAAAACAATGTCACAGCGCTCTACGGGGGCTGGAGGGCAGTGAGCATCTTCAGGAGGGGCTCCCTGGGCTTCAGACATTGTACAAAACTAAACATCACTCATCATTGTGGCTGTGCTTCCCAGTGGCATCACTCTGACGGTGCAACAGGCTGTTTTCCCGCAATTTCCTTTCCCGAAGACTGCTCTTGCTGGGGCTTTAAGAAGCCCAAGGGATCCCAGAGCCCATGACGTTATCCCAAGGTGCTCTCAGAAAAGGAGTGTCACCATGGGAGGTTAGTTTGAGTTTGTGTCCTTTTCCAccccctgagcctcagttccctGTTTCAGGGCAGGGCTCAGATGCCTTTTTCAGGGTGGTCTTTAGCTTGCCACCAAAGGCGCTAAGATCCGGGTCTTGACCCTGAGTTGGTGAGTGGGCCTCATTATCAGCCGTGGACAGCAGAGGGTGCTCCAGGACCTGACCCATCCTGTATGCATAATGGGGATGAAGCTGGTTCCAAGACTGAGCTGCCTCTTCCTGCCGGGAACTTTCTCCAGCCCAGAGGGCCAGGCATGGATGCACCCTCTTCTCAGGCATCTTCTCTTATGTTGCATTTCACCCACAGGCTGGGGACTTGCTGGGAGGCTCTGGCCAAACCCATTACTGCCATCTCTCCTGCAGCTGCCCAGCTCTGTCCTCCTGCAGGGTCCCCTTGCCCATGGGGACATCTCGCTGCAGGGGCCAGCTCTGCTGGTTGGGAACTTCATTTCGCCACATGGACTCTGATGTGGCACAGACCTTGAAATGAGGTAAACATGCTCTTTACAGGTGCGTTGTGTAGGCTTACAGCGCTGACTGCATGCGGCTTCAGCATTGGTAACCCTGAATCAGAGAGCACAGGGCTTCATTTTCAGAGAGCCTGGCCTGGGGCTTAAGTGTGTAGTTGCTGattcagacagacctgggttagAACACTGGCTCACTGCCTTGCACGCATTATTTCCTCACCATAGCTTGTGAGGTTATTATCTCCATTCTACGGACAGATTAAGAGATGGGAGCACAGAGAGGGCGAGTGATCTATACAAAGTCATATGCCAATGAAGGAGGGCTGGGATTTGAATTTAGGTCAGCCTGCAGCAGAATCCAATCAGTGCAAGCCAACCGAGTACCCTGGagagtgcctggtacacagtaggtgctcagttagTGCTTACCGAGTAAATGAACATGTCCAAACTCTAGGAATGGGTCAAGCTCTGAGAGTCCTTTAAATTTAcatcctcctttttctccttttgctgCCAATAAGGTGGACACCTTTAAGAATCTGGTGGATACTTTGGCTGCTACTGTCAAAAATGGACACATTTAGCTGGGCAGggggctcacatctataatcctagcactctaggaggctgaggtgggaggattgctggagctcagacatttgagaccagccttagcaaggtTGAgaccccccgtctctactaaaactagacaAACTAGCCGGGCctggtagtgggtgcctgtagtcccagttacttgggaggctaaggcttgagcccaggagtttttttttcttgagacagaatctcactttgtttgtcaccctgggtagagtgccgtggtgtcacaactcacagcaacctcagactcttgggcttaagcaattctcttgcctcagcctcccaagtacctttgattataggtgcctgccacaatgcctggctattttttggtggttgttgcagtggtcattgttgttttagctggccctggccaggttggaacctgccagcctcaacccactgagttacgggctCCGGCcccaggagttgtttttttttttttttttctgtagagacagagtctcactgtaccgccctcaggtagagtgccgtggcgtcacacggctcacagcaacctctaactcttgggcttacgcgattctcttgcctcagcctcccgagcagctgggactacaggcgcccgccacaacgtccggccattttttagttgcagttcggccggggctgggtttgaaccccgcaccctcggcacatgggactggcgccctcctcactgagccacaggcgctgccctgtttgtttgttttttgagacagagtctctctttgttgttcctggtagagtgctatagcaccatagcacacagcaacctcagactcttggcctcaagcgattctcttgccttagtgtccggagctgggattacaggtgcccaccacaatgcctggctaattttagagatggggttttgctctagctcaggctggtctccaactcgtgagcttaggtgattcgctggcctcggcttcccagagtgctgggtttgcAGGTGTGaattgaacccaggattttgaggttgctgtgggctatgataccacagtattctacctagggcaacagagtgtgactctgtctcaaaaaccccAAATGGACACATTTGCACCCCAAATCACACAGATCCAGGTGGGTCTGAAGGTGAGTGTGGCCCACTAACCATGGTTCTCCTGGAGCCTGTTAGCTTTAGTATTCAAGTCCCACAGCCCTAGTGTTGTCATTTAACTAATTCTGCCAATTACCTTGGCAGAAAATAGCTCTAACTGCCAAATTTTTGTCACTTATCAACATGTAAGGGACCCTGACAATGTCAGTATAAGAGTGGGACAAAATCCTTAAACCCAGGACACGTCCATACAGGACATCTGGCCACCTGCACGTCCCAGAAACCCCGTGGTCCCAAGTCCTCCAGAAGGGTTGTGTCACTGATGGAGGAGCCTCGTAAAAAAAAGCACTGGAGGCCCTCACTCCAGTGCTTCTCAGGCTGCACGTTGGAAAATCCTGGGCAACTATGTGAAAGTCACTTGGCCTAGACAAATCTGGCCAAATGTCCATCTGTAGGGGCTCAAATGTCCCCCACATGATTCTCACCCCTGTAGTCGCTCCCAGTTGCCTGATCATGAAAGTCACCTGGGAAACTGGTTGCAAACACCACTTGGCGCTGACCTAGAGCTATGGAATCAGAGCCCAGGTGAAGGAGTCTGCAGCCAACAAGCTCACAGAGCtccttgaggccaggcatggagAGGGACCCTGCCTTAGTCAAAGGAGTTTGTTCACAAGGTGTGGGGCCCAGCTTCGGGAGCAGGCACCTCTCTTCCCCCCAGGGCTTCACCCACCTGCCTGCGTTTAGAGCTGGGTCACCTTCACAGCCAGTGATGTGGGGCTGGCTGTCATACACCATGTGAACGCTAAGTGGCGCCAGAGCCCCGCACTTGTCCTGGTGCCACCAGTCTCTAGTTTTTTTCTTCGCCATAATTGGGGTAAATTGGGTTTTAAGCTGTGCTCTCTGGATCATGGGGCAGTGGCCGGAATTGTCCTGCTGTGCACATAAAGTTCTTTTAAAGTCTTGTGTTTGATCTTAAAAATTCCATGACATTTTGCTCCATGACActgttatatttcaataaaggaaTAATCATTCCCCACAAATGACAAGTAAATGGCAAATCAGGAAGGTGCACTGGCTTTTGCAGGCTTCGTGGCACCCAACGCCCACAGACCCTGCCTGCTTTGAGAagctagttttttctaattttaggagaaatgggatcttgctcttgctatGGCTGGTTTTGGTCAGGTTAAGAAGCTCAACCCGCAGGTCTTGACTCAGACACAGAGGAAAGGGGCTGGATGGTCCCCTGCTGGTTCTTTTCCTCCTGGATGCTGAGCTTGGGCCCTAGAGGGGTGGGTGTTCATCCTTGGGGTCCAGCCCAGCATTTCATCTGCTCAGTACATTTCAATTAGCTTCTGAACTCGTAGTGTTGTTCACGTGTAGTCCACTATCCCCAGTGCTTTCCATGCCCTCGCTTGTGGAGATGAGCACTGGGTAACAGCTGAGAGGAGACTCACGAGCCAGGAATGGAaacccagggaggcaggggctgCCGGGATGGCAGCGAGGGGTCCTGGGTGAGCCTTCTGCCCTCTTCCTGCCGGCTGTCACTATCTGGAGGGAGGGGTCATAATAGAATTTCTGATGCTGTGAGGATTCCTGAGCAGATCCTGACACTTTGGCTACACTGAGCTCGTGCTCCTCTTTGCAGACTGCCTCTCGGAGGCAAGACCAGACGCCATGCTGTGGCCTTGTCATCCAGGGTCTGTCCAGCCTCATGATGTGGCCCTGCATTGGAAACATGAGGTTTTAAAGGGCAAACAAAGTTTTTAGAGAAGAGAACTTTTCagagccttctttttttctttatatagagtcttgcaggcggcacctgtggctcagtgagtagggtgctggtcccatataccaaaggtggcaggtttgaaccctgccccggccaaactgcaacaaaaaataatgggtgttgtggcgtgcacctgtagtcccagctactgagactgaggcaagagaattgcctaagcccaggagctggaggttgctgtgagctgtgacaccacagcactctactgagggtgacaaagtgagactctgtctctaaaaaaaaaaaaaaaaaagaaagaaagaaagaaagaaatagagtcttgctctgtcaccctgggtagggcaCGTGGTGGCATCAGAGGTCACTggaacctccagttcctgggttcaagtgatcctcgtgtctcccgagtagctgggactacaagtccctggctattttttctatttttagtacagatgggatcttgctcttgctcaatctgatctaaaactcctgagctcaagccatcctcctgtctggTCCTCCCTGAGTGCTGGTGAGCTACTGTGCCCCCAGCCAGGGCTTTCTCCTTTGACTTCTTTTTGGCTCTGAGAATAAAGGAGCTATATCCAGGCCTAGCTTCCTTGCCTGTTCAGAACGCAGCGCGCCTCTCAAGTTGGCCAAACAGACCCTTGGCTCCAAAGGCTTGGCCCCAGCACCCCCAGGAGAGAAGTGTTTTCCCTAGACTGGTTTAACAGCCAGGGTTTGTGCTTCTGCCCCTGGCCTCTGTAGACCTCTGGACAAATGTGGCAGTGGCTGAGGGAGCTGGGAAGGGCGCGTCACTGTGTCCGTGGTTTGTGTCTCAAAAGCCACAGATATAAACAAGGCATGTTTTCTTGGGGcatcattttatttcaaagttttgGAAAAAGTTCTTATTGTTTataagtaaaacaaacatgggTATACAAcggaatgaaataaaaagctcaagttaattctgaaaataaaacacacaactTCAAAGACATTTGTATCACAGGCCAGCTTGAGCTATTCCGGCGGTGGTGggttcttctctttttcttgaagCAGCTTGAAGAATAGATCCATCAACAACATACATTTCTTGAGCACCTCCGATGTGCAAGGCATGATGCTAGATACTCAGGGAGAATGTGAGGTATAGTTCCTGCTCAGGAGAATCTTGTAGTCTAGAAAGGAGTCTTagcttcatcctcctcctcctcatcaccaCGGTCATTATCACCACCACCAGCGTCACCAGCTCCGTTATCATCACCTCCACTACCACCATCGTCATCATTACTGTTCCCGCTACCACCATTGTCACCGCCATCATCTTCATCACCGTCATCGTTAccgtcatcaccaccaccaccctcatcTTCTTTATCTTCATAAGCTCCAAAACAACGGTGTCTGTTTTGTTCCCCACTGTCACTCTAACTTCTAGGATATTGCCGGGCATACATTAGGCTCTCAGTAAACGTCTTGCCATCGTATAATCATGCCAATGCCCATGTTGTATACTGTCTCACTTCCTCCTTACTACAGTACTAGAAGGTACGAAGTAAGGTTTTCTGTTCCAGACGGTGACCTAGACAGATTGAACGACTTCCCAAAGCTGTGCCAAGTATGTAGTAGAGTCAAGGCTCAAACCCTGGCCTGTCCACCTTCAAACCTGGGTGTTCAACCTTGAACCATGTAGCGTGGTTGATAGCTCCGACCTCAGACATGACTTGAGCTCCGAGGGCATGCGCCCTTGGGGTTGGCTTGGTGGGGCATGGCTGTGATTTGGACACTGAGACAAGTCAGTGTCCAGAAACAAGAGATTGCCAACTGGAATTGACCACATGTGGTCAGAGAGTGTGACCAGCAGGGGATTTTGGCAGTGGCTCTGTGTCTGGGGACTCCTGGCTGGCGGCCCTGTTGGCTCCTGGTGTTGCTGGGGTGTTCCACACATGCTGTGGCTGTGCTGggctggggggcagggggagggggctTTCCTTTTGATCAGCAGCCTCCTGGGGAGTTTGGGGAGGATGCCTCCTCAGACTGGGGCCACCTGGGAAGCAGAGTCACGAGCTGCCCAGAGGGCCTTCCCAGGCATGAGGGCCACTACTTCCTCAAAGCCCCTCGTGGTCTTTCTGGAAAACCCCAGGTGGGGATCCTCGGGGTGTAGAAGAGCCAGCATTTTGTGGCTGCTTGAGGGACGAGCTGGGGGGACCCTGCACCCATGTCGGGATGTCTGGGAGGCACTCCTTGGTTGCAACCACTGTCAGGGCTGCGGTGTGTGTGGGCGTTCTGGGACTGTCTTAACAAACTGCCCCAAACCGGAGggcttagagcagcagttctggcagccagaagtctgaggtcaaggtTTCGGTGGGCTCCAAGGGATGAGCCTTCCTCACCTCCTGTGGCTTCTGATGGCTCTTGGTGGTGCTCGGCTATGGCTGCATCACCTCAGTCTCTACCTCTGCCGTGACACAGCCGTCTCCCTTCTGTCTGTCAcatctcctcctttttctcctaagAGCAGCTGTTGTTGGAGTAGGGCCTACCCCACTGCAGCGagaacttgattacatctgcaaaggccCTGTTTGCTCCTGAGGTCACATTCATGAGATTAGGACACCAACATACTTTTTAGGGGCACCATTCAACCCCCACCAGGTGTGTTGCCTCCCTCAGCCCGCCCCTGCATGCGGGGCCCAGACTGACTGGGCCTGGTCCAGGACTGGTTTCGTCAGACTACCAGAGTACCTGTACTTGAACTTGTCTAAGGAGTTTGCCTTTCCCAGAATACAGGGGATATTTATTGTCCAGCCTCACCTCACTGCCCCTTCCTGGTAGTGTCACTAGGATTTCCGGCAGGGTGTCACACTTCCCATGCTTAGCCAGATAGGTGCGGGTGCCTCCCCATTGCCTGGGCCTGGGCTGGTTGCAGGATCCAACCTGAGCCCACCTGTATGTGCCAGTCCTCTGCCAGAGGGGTTGTTCACTGTGGGCATGTGACTGCTTTGGTCCCTGGGTTCTAGGACTTTTGCTGCAGAGACGGTGTGGAGCTGCAGGGGTTGTGAGTCTGGACAGCTGGGGCCTCAGTGGAGGAAGCTTGCCTGATGACAAAGCCAGTAGAGGGACATGGAGCCCAGACATGGAGAGACCCAGCCTCCTTGGGGCAGTTGGAGCTCCTGGATCCAGCCTTACCTGAGCTTGGATACTCCTGGACCTTTTGCTTACGTGAACCAATGaatctcttttctcccctttttcaCTCAAGTCCAtttaagttggatttttttttttttttgccattcacAGCAGAAAGAGCCCTGACTTAATACATAGGTTCTAAATTTTTGTCACTATCCTTTTGAGAGTACAACAAAAACTAATAATCTCCCCAGAAATATGTGCTAGAACCCAGAATTCAAGCTCCTAGGCCCAGCGGATCTTTTTCAAGCAAGCACATGCAGGCAcatcagaaatacaaaacattccTGCAGGCGGCcacgcacgcacacgcacacaaaTACAgggcacatgtacacacacactcgTGAGGCACACCCGTGCACACTCATGCACATTCCTAACAGCTTTATTTAATCTCTAGACCCGCTTCCCACTAGATCCACTCTGGGACTTCCTGTTATGTGGGTTTCTGTTACTTGCGACCAAAGACTCCTGACTTCGATGCCCCTTCTCAGGGCTGATTTGCACACCTTGGACCTCGGGGGGATCTTCTACTCACTGATCCTCCCCTCAAGTCACAAGCAGGTAGCTCAGGCTCAGTGAGCTGACCTGTAAGATGTAAGGCATAGTTCCCTCTCTaggaaaagtgttttctttttttctttttttttttttagggcggTGGTGAAAGAGTTTTTATTTCTAGACCCACAGTCTCTAAGGGCCCCTCTCCCCAACACCTGCCAAGCATTCCAGGGGGAGTTCTCAGCTCCCTTGGACTGGGCTCTCCAGCTTCACACTCTTGGCTGCTTCTCCAATCAGCTCCCAGAAACTCCCAAACTCCAGCTTAGAGTCGCTACAGCTGCACGGGTTGGCAATTTTCTCTTCCAGCCCACAGTTGCTCGGCACGAGGTGAGGCAGCTGCTGGGTGACCAGGTCTCGTAGCTCAGAGGGGGTCAGTGTCTCCTTCCCACCCTCTACAGAGTACTGGTGGAAGTTCTTGATGAGGGTCTCAATGGCCCTCTCCACATCACTGAATTCCTGGGCATCCTCAGCATTGGCTGACCGACACTGTCCCATGGTTCCTGGTGCGCTCGGTCCTTTGTTGAGTTTTGTTGTCTTACTGCCTGCCCTAGAGGAGCTGATGGCTCATGATCTGgtggcagctgctgactgaggaCAGGAGGGGAAAAGTGTTTTCAACTTGAAGCCATCTTTGGGATCGAGCCCCCACCACCCCAGCCAAAAGGGAGCAGGGGACAGGTGTGGGGACAAGGACACCTGCGGACCAGGAGTTATCTTCCAAATCCAGGCTCTCTGCAGCTCGTTCCACGTGATCCGATGGCCACCAGACTTTTGATCACCAGCCATAGAACCCTACTCTCATTttgttgaaataataatatatagcCAGGGGCTGGGAAGTTGGGTTTGTGTTGTGAGTGAATTACGTATTATCATCCAATCCCAGAGAACAAATCTTTCAGATGTTTACGTCATAAAGATCCTCGCAGGTCTGAGGATCAGGAGAGTCAGCGTCTGTCTCAGATGTCTGAACagcctgaatttttctttccttggtcTTGAAAAATATAGCAGGTTCTCCTCAGCCAGGATTGTTGCATGAAAAAGGCAGGGGGTGGGTGCCTGGCTGTCAGGTGTGACCCAGGCAGGCCTGTTTGCTGGGGGTGGAGGCGTGACCCTCACAAAAGCCAGGAATCCTGGGCAACAGGAAGGGAGGGAATTTTGTTCTTGTTGTCTGTTGGGAACTTGAACCCTAGGATTGTGCCTTGAGATAAATAGTGCTTCTGGGCATCTCCCATTTGGAGCCCACTAGCCTCTAGGCTAATAATCCTCATGGCGTTTTCTCAGTGCCAGGGAAGAGGACTACACAGtggctttctttctttgaaattgtTATACAACATTTCAGACATATAGAATTGTATAAAGACAACACAGCGAGTGCCATGGACCCCTCAGCTGGCATGAGAAATACCATGTGCTGGGACCACTTCTCCATCTCCACCCTGGATGAGCTTCCTTGAAGCAGGTGTCTTTTGCTGTAAGTGTTTTTCTTCATCCCTTGAAATTTCCATCTAAAAGTGGTGAGCTCAGGCGTGAATTCCCAGAGGACGCCTTTTGGTGTGGCCATGGGGGACCTCCTTGGCCCTGGGTCCATGGCTGTGTTGTCCCCCTGCACCTGCCACGGTGTCCTCACCTGCACAGTCCGGATTATAGCAGCACCTGCTCGGGGGGCTCCAGGGCGAGTCTGGGATGGGAGAGTGCTCCCTGTGCTGGGTGACACTGACAGACATCACCATCACTGTGTACCTTCCAGACACATTCAGCACCTGGCTCAGGGCCATGGAAGAGGAGAGGGGCTCCTGGCTGTTCTTGGGGTGCATGAGGGCTTGTTCCTAGGACCATCCCAGCCTCTGTACAGACAGACCAGGCCAGGCTccttcctcaaaataaaaaaaacaaaggaaaggggTTTCTCATGAGCTGTTTGGCAACCCAGGGAGGAAAGAGCAATCAGAGCCAAGGAAACTGCCACCGGCTGCAGGGGCCGAGCTTCCCTGCGGTGAGGCTGCCTGGGAAAAGGGGAACAGGATGAGCAGGCACGTTGAGCAACGGGGAGCCCAGATTTGGGCAGGAACCGCAGGCCCCAGGCTGGCGGGGAGGCCAGGCCGCGCAGGAAGCAACCTCCTTGGCTGCAGCTGGGGGCCCTGCTCCTGCCCCCCAGGGCTGCACCCCCTGAGGTTGAGGGAGACAACTGGGCAGGGGCCgtggggctgggcccagtgggGTCTGTGAGCAGCAGAGGAGCAGGCCCAGGGGACTGACCTTTCTGCTCTGCACGATTGCCATCCCTGCCAGGTCGCTTTGGACTGGGAGGCCGAGTGCCAGAGCCCCTGGCTCCGGGCTTGGGTCTGTCCCAGCGGCTCTGTAGACTGCCTCTCCCAGGAGCTCTCTGGAGAGACACTGCCAAGTCCctcacaggcaccccccacagcGGCTTCCTAACACCCCGTTTCCTGTCACTGCCTTaggtaatttatttctaaaaactatACAAGGAACTCTATTAGGGAAagttcaaaaaaaggaaaaaaaggacccATTATCTCACCATCTTAACCTGGTAGATGTATAATTTTGGCATATTTTCTACCAGACTTTCCCCCCCTAATGTGTGCCTTTGCTTATAACTGAAGTCTTAGTATAAACATAATTGGATCGCGGGATTCCAGCCAGCATCACCTCGCGAGATTCTTCTGTGCTGCAGCCGTTCTGTATACGCCCTCATCAGCCCCTCTGTTTGCATTGCTAtcttattcataaattttaaagaaagtgcTTTACTGTGCAAAAATTTCTCACTTACCCAAAAGAGCAGTGGATGGTTCAAGACCCCTCCACGTTCCATCACCCAGCTGTGGCAATTGTCTGCACATGGTCACCCACCCTGGGATTAAAAGAAAATTGTGGTAAGATACGCATAGTCTAAAACTTAGCATCTTAGCCATTTTTACTCGCACAGTTCAGTGGTGTTAAATACAGTCACACTGTGCACCTGTCACCACCACCCACCTCCAGAACTTTTTCTCTTCTCAGTGAAGCTCTGTCCTCATCAGCCACTAACTCCACAGCCCCTGGCACCTGCTATTTTCCTTCCCGTCTCCAGGAATCTGACACCCCCAGGGATCTCCCATGGGTGGAATCATATTTGTCCTTTGGTCTGGTTATTTCACTGaggataatgttttcaaggtttaccCACATCAGAGCATCCTTTTCaaggctggataatatttcaTGGTCTGAACAtatctcattttgtttatttgttcatctgttgatggacattatttgtttttaagacaatTCCAGGCGTCAACTTGTTTTTATCCATGAGTATGTCCAaatagttttagagatgaggacttACAAAAAACCAATTTCCTGGTTGGTGGCAGTGTTtgacacctggaatcccagcaccttggggaggctgaggcaggggatggcttgagccagaagttccagaccagcctgggcaacacaacaaGGTCTCacctctactaataatagaaaaattagctgggtgtggtggcttacacctgtagtcccagttacttgggaggccgaggcaggaggattgccagaggccaggagtttgaggctgcagtgaggtatgattggGCTACCGAacttcagcctgagtgacagagtgagactatgtctctaaaaaataaaataaaataaaacccaaaaagcTTCACAgcaatattgttattatttatttattgagacagagcctcaagctgttgccctgggtagagtgctgtggcatcacagctcacagcaacttctaac
This region of Nycticebus coucang isolate mNycCou1 chromosome 2, mNycCou1.pri, whole genome shotgun sequence genomic DNA includes:
- the LOC128568168 gene encoding protein S100-A14-like, yielding MGQCRSANAEDAQEFSDVERAIETLIKNFHQYSVEGGKETLTPSELRDLVTQQLPHLVPSNCGLEEKIANPCSCSDSKLEFGSFWELIGEAAKSVKLESPVQGS